GGCTAAGCACCCGCACATCGGCTAAGCGCTCACCGCGATGAGCAGCATGTAACAGAACCTCAGCCAACACGGCGGCATCAAGAAAACCCAGATTGACGCCCTGCCCGGCCAGCGGGTGGATGACGTGCGCCGCATCGCCGATCAGCGCCAAGCCTTCAGCCACGTAGCGTTTGGCATGCCGCTGGCGCAGCGGCACGCAAAGCCGTGGGTCAGCACTCAACACCTCACCGAGACGACCTTCGAACGCTTTTTCCAGCGAGCGACAGAACGCTTCATCGCTTAGCGCCATAAAGCGTTCGGCTTCGGCCGGGGTGACGGACCAAACGATCGAGCACCAATGTTCGCCCTCGCGCTTCAACGGCAGAAATGCCAGCGGCCCCTCATCGGTGAAACGCTGCCAAGCGGTCTGCTGATGCGTGTCAGCGGTGCGCACGCTGGTGACGATGGCGTGATGCAGGTAATCCCATTCCCGAGTGGCGCAGCCTGTCAGGCGACGTACCGCGGAATTGGCTCCATCTGCCGCGATCACCAACGGCGCGCGCAAGGTACGCCCGTCAGCCAGTGTCAGCAGCCAATCGTCCCCGGAACGACGCATCTGTTCCAACCGCGCGTTGGCCAGAAGGCCAATATTGCTGTCGTGCAGCCGCTCCAATAGTGCATCTTGAACCACGCGATTTTCGACAATATGGCCGAGTACGTCAGCGTGCACACTGGCTGCCGAAAAATGGATTTGCCCAGTGCCGCTGCCGTCCCACACCTGCATCTCGCCATAGGGACTAACGCGCCGCGCGGCCATGCCTTCCCAAACATTCAGGCGTTCCAAAATGCGCTGACTAGCGGCAGACAACGCACTGACCCGAGGTTCAAATGCCGACTGCGGATCGAACGGTGTAACACTCATCGCACTACCGTCGAGCAGCACGATATTCAGGCCGCTGCCCTGCAACGCCAGCGCAAGGGCGCTACCCACCATTCCAGCCCCGACAATCAGAAGATCTGCGCGTGTTTCCATGCTTTAAATCATTCCCGCGAATGGCGTAAGCCGTGATGTAAGGGTTCGGGCATCAAGCATCGGGGCGAGTTCCCAGCCCCATGGCTTGACGGGCAAACCAACGTTTTGCGGGGGGCAACAGGTCCAACCCAAGCAAACCCAGATTCCTCCCCGTACCGACTAATGGCTGAACGCTGCCGAACAGTCGTGTAACTTGATCGGAGAAGCCTACGGTCAATAGCTGATCCAAACGCTGGCACTCGCGATACGCCTGCAAGGTGGCAAAATCGCCTGGCAGGCATTCACTCGCCAGCAGCGCTTCGGCCAATGCGTTAGCGTCGCGCAACGACAAGTTGAAGCCTTGCCCAGCAATCGGATGCAGGCTATGAGCGGCGTTGCCCAACACTGCCAAATGCGGACGGACTTGCTCTTGCGCCTCGACGAGTTTCAGCGGATACACATGCCGCGCACCCACCTGTCGCAATGCGCCCAAACGATAGCCAAACGCATTCTGTAGTTCGCTGAGAAAACTGCGCTCATCCAGCGCGATCAGACGCTCGGCGTCCGTACCTCCACGGGTCCAGACCAGAGCGCAACGATTCTCGGGCAGCGGCAATAACGCCATCGGGCCGTCATCGGTGAAGCGCTCGAATGCTTGCCCGCAATGGGCTTCACTCGGCGTGATGTTGGCGATCAGCGCGCTCTGGTTGTAGGGCCGCTCAGTGACGCCGATCCCCAATTGCTCGCGCAGCCCCGAACGGCCGCCATCGGCGAGTATCGCCAGGTCGCATTCCACTTCGGTTTCGTCATCGAGGGTAAGTCGATAGCCATCGCCCAAGGGTTGCATGCGCTTGACCTCGGCCGGACAGCGCCAACTGATCACGTCGCTGTCCAGGCCCTGCCACAGGCATTGACCCAACCAGGCGTTTTCCACCACGTAACCCAATGCCGGCACGCCCTCTTCCATTGCCGACAATCGAGCTGCGCCAAAGCGCCCGCGGTCAGAAACCTGAATTTGCAGGATCGGCTCAGCACGACGGCTGATGTGCTGCCAAAGGCCTAAGCGCTCGTAAATTTTTCGCGCACCAAAGGACAATGCGGACGAACGTGCATCATAGCTCGGTTGATAAGAATCACCGGGGGCGAAGGGTTCAATCAGAACGATCTTCCAGCCCCGCGCCTTTGCTCCTGCTTGAAGGGCCAAAGCCAGGCTTGCCCCGACTAGACCGCCGCCGACGATTGCAATATTGACCCGGCTCATGCTGCCTCGGCTCTCGCAGCAGCCATCAAGGCCTCGATAGCCGCGACCGTCTTGGGCACGCCATGGGAGAGCACTTCACATCCTTGCTTGGTCACCACTACGTCATCCTCGATCCGCACACCGATTCCTCGCCATTTCTTCGCGACGTTTTGATTGTCCGGGGCAATATAAATCCCCGGCTCAACAGTCAGCGTCATGCCGACTTCTAAAACACGCCATTCGCCGCCGACTTTGTAATCGCCAACATCATGTACGTCCATGCCCAGCCAATGACCGGCACGGTGCATGTAAAACGCTTTATAGGCTTCGCTGACGATCAATTCCTCAACGTTGCCCTGCAACAAGCCCAACTCCAACAATCCGGTGGTAATCACTAAAACCGTGGCTTCGTGAGCCTGATTCCAATGCTTGTCGGGCCCAATCGCTGCAAACGCCGCTTCCTGGGATTTAAGCACCAATTCGTAGATCGCTTTTTGCTCGGGCGAAAACGTACCGCTGACCGGAAACGTACGGGTGATGTCGCTGGCGTAGCAATCGATCTCACACCCTGCATCAATCAGTACCAAGTCGCCATCCTTAAGCACCGCGTCGTTCTCCTGATAGTGCAGGATGCAGGCGTTGCGACCCGAAGCGACGATGGAACCGTAGGCCGACATCTTCGCCCCGCCTTTGCGAAATTCATAATCCAGCTCAGCTTCGAGGCTGAATTCATGTAGCCCGGCACGACTGGCCTGCATTGCTCGAACGTGGGCACGCGAAGAGATTTCGGCGGCGCTACGCATAACTTTGATTTCTGCCGCAGATTTATACAGGCGCATGTCATGCAGTAAATGATCTAGCGCAACAAATTCGTTCGGCGGCTGCGCGCCCATATTCGCTTTGGAACGGATGACGTTGATCCAGTCCATCACATGGCGATCAAACTCAGGGTTGCTGCCCATGGCCGAGTACACCCGATCACGGCCTTCGATCAGGCCGGGAAGAATATCGTCGATATCACTGATCGGAAATGCATCGTCGGCACCGAAATCACTCAACGCCCCCTCTTGCCCTGCACGCAGACCATCCCACAGCTCACGCTGGGGATTTCGTTCACGACAGAACAACACGTACTCGCCGTACTCACGGCCGGGTATCAGAACGATGACTGCTTCGGGCTCTGGAAAACCGCTGAGGTACTGGAAGTCGCTGTCCTGACGATAGACATGCTCAACATCGCGGTTGCGAATAGCCACCGCAGCAGCCGGTAAAATCGCGATGCTGTTGGGGACCATTTGCGCCATCAGGGCTTTGCGACGACGGGCGTATTCCGACTTCGGGATATGGATCATAAACAGGTGAAGTCCCCTTATGAGTGCTTTGCGCGGCCGGCCTGACTCGCCGGCAAACGGCCGCAAGCTGAGCGATCAATGCAACGACGGTTTCGGTTCGAGTGTCGCAGGCTTGTTGCATTCAGTGAATAGCAGCAGCGGAGCGACGCGCAGGTATTCCATCACTTCCATGTAATCGCCTTCGCCATCTTCGGACTCTTCCAGCGCGTCCTGGACTTGAGCGATAGCCGATAGATCTTGAAGAACTTCCATAGCTTCAGCACTGATTGCAGTATCACGGGCAGTCAGACCAAAACCGGCAAGAAAGCCTTGGCACCACTGGCCAAGCGCAATGGCGCGCTCAGCCAACGGGGCGTCGTCAGTAGGCAACAACAGCACGACAGTCATGTCGTCACTGGTCAATTCACCTTTGACCATCTCTTGCAGACCAACCAGCGCCTGGCGAATAGCGTCTTGCGGTGCTGCGCCGAGCATTTCGCTGGCATCGACCATCCAGCTATCGATGTCGAAACCAGCGCCAGCACAACTGCGGCCCAACAAAAGGCCATGCAGCTCGGCAGGAGACACAGGATAGCCACCGGCATTGAGCAGGGCGGCAAAAGCTTTATACGGAGAATTCTGAATAGGCATGGGTAACTAGGCGCCAAGCGGCGCAATGTCTAGAATGGAGGCCTTGTATCGTAGGGCGTGCGCTCATTTATTTCCAGCAGTTGCACCAGTAAACGCGCCGAGACTGCCCTGCAAGCCCTTTTGAACGACTATTAACGCGCCTGCACCTACGCCATTCATCAGAAAGTATTCAGTGGGACACAATGGAAGATACCGATCTACAAGCGTTGATGGCTCGACTGGAGTTGCTAATCAAGCGTGTCGAGCAACTAAAAAGCCAAAATGGACTCTTAGTAGCTCAGGAAAAATCCTGGCGCGAGGAACGCGCTCATCTCATTGAAAAAAATGAAATCGCCCGTCATAAGGTGGAATCCATGATTTCGCGCCTCAAGGCCCTGGAGCAAGACTCATGAGCTCAAGTAACAGCGTAACTGTTCAGATTCTCGATAAAGAATATTCGATCATCTGCCCTCAGGAAGAGCGCACCAATTTGGTCAGTGCTGCGAAATACCTGGATGGCAAGATGCGTGAAATCCGTAGCAGCGGCAAAGTCATTGGGGCCGATCGCATTGCCGTGATGGCTGCGCTCAACATCACCCACGACTTGCTCCATAAGCAGGATTTGCCCGACGTTCAGGCCAGTGGGTCGACCCGCGAGCAAGTGCGCAATTTGCTGGAAAGGGTTGATCTAGTGCTGGCCACTGATCCGGAACCCACCCAAAAGTGAATCTTTGGACAGGTTTCGGGTATACTTGCGACCGCTCCCTGGAGTGCTAGCCAGTCGGTCATGTCCCTGAGCCGATACGCACAACCACGGGGGTTGCACGTTGGGGACGGTGTGCATGTCCGCTTGACGGAAAGCCTTAAGTCCTCCTGCAATCTCCACCTTGAACTTTCGGGTTCAAGGGCTACACCGACAGCGGTTCGTCGGGGAGTCTTTATTTTTATCCATGGCCAGTCTTGCTGTCTGGCGATGGTCTTTACGATTCGGCGCCCAGCCAAATTGACTCTGGATCTACCTGAATGACCAGTCCCGCGCCACTTTCGCGGCAACAACTGCGTACTCAGTTGCGCAAAACTCGTCGCGCCTTAAACCCCAGCCAACAACGCCAAGCCGCTCGCGGTCTGTATCGCCAGCTCGCACAAAACCCACTGTTCCGCCGCGCCAGACACATAGCGCTATATATCCCCAACGACGGTGAAATCGACCCGCGCTTATTGCTGCGTGCAGCTCAACGACGCGGCAAGAAAACCTACCTGCCGGTGCTCAGCGCCTGGCCACGCACCAAGATGGTTTTTCAGCGCGTCATTCACGGGGAAACGTTTAGACCTAACCGCTTTCGCATCCCCGAGCCGCGATCAAATGTCGCCCGGCAGCGACTCGTTTGGACACTGGATCTGATTCTTCTACCGTTGGTGGGTTTTGACGATGTGGGGGGGCGACTGGGCATGGGCGGTGGTTTTTATGACCGTAGCCTAGCGTATCAGGCCCGAAGAAAAGCCTGGCAGAAGCCGGTTTTGCTTGGGCTGGCCCATGAATGTCAGAAGATCGATCAATTGGCGCAGGCGAGCTGGGACGTGCCGTTACAAGGCACTGTGACCGATAAGCGCTGGTATCAAGGAGTCAATAAGGATCGAGGCTAGACGCTGCTTATGATTGCAGCGTCGATAGGATCAATCAGTGCTGCGGTGGCTTTTGATGGTGCTGCTGAGAAATTTCTACAGGCGCATCAGACTTATTCGTCCACAAACTCTGTGCGTAGCCGGTGGTTACTACACCCAAACCGAACAAAAAAGCCAAAACCCATAAAATATCCGGTTTGCGTTTCATCGATTGCCCCCCTTGGGCAAATCAATGCGTCACTGACTACGGTTTATAAAGCCGCTGCAACAACGCGATGCTTAAAATCACGCGCATTCTCCGACAACTATCACTTTCACGCAAATGATGGCGTCAACCGAACGTCGGTTTGTCATAAAATCGCATCACTTTTTTCAACCCCGATTCAGGAGCAACACCCATGGCCTATTGGCTGATGAAATCCGAGCCGGAAGAACTCTCGATCAAAGACCTTCAACGCCTAGGCGAAACTCGCTGGGACGGCGTACGCAATTATCAGGCGCGAAACTTCATGCGAGTTATGGCGCCTGATGACACCTTTTTCTTTTATCACTCCAGCTGCGCGCAACCCGGGATTGTCGGCATCGGACGTATTGTTGATGCAGCTTATCCGGACCCCACCGCACTTGATCCGGGTGGCGCTTATTTCGACCCGAAATCCAGCGAGAAAAAAAATCGCTGGAGCGCCGTCAACGTCAGCTTCGTCGAAGCTTTTCCACACGTGCTAAAAATCAGTTACCTGAAGCAGCAAAGCGCACTGGAACAATTGCCTCTCGTGCAAAAAGGTACCCGGCTTTCAGTCATGCCAGTATCCGCCGACCAATGGCAAGCGATACTGGCGCTGCTTTAAATCCCGGTTCAAGTACGTCATTGAATGATTAGGTTGTTGAAGAGCAAATCTTCAACAACCGGCTTACCCTCCTCATCGCTCATGATTTGCTGGGTTTGCTTGAGCGCTTCCTGACGCAATTTTTCCTTCGCATCGACGTTATTCATGGTGTCGACGGTTTGTTGCGAAAACAGCGCCACCAACTGATTGCGAATCAGCGGCTCATTGTGTCTGACCGCCTTTTCAGCGTCGGCACCTGTAACCCGCAGCGCAATATCAGCTTTGTAGACGTGCAGCTTCGGCCCGCCATCAAGGCCGTAGTTGCCCACTAGGGCAGGACTGAGGGAAACATAAGCCACCTTGCTGGCATCGCTTTCTTTAGACTCTTCAGCCGATGCCACGACGGGCAGCGACAAAGCCAACAACATGATGATCCACGCTTTCACAGTCCACTCCTCATCCGATTTGCTGCGTAGCTTACTGCACTTATGTCTGCTTATTTGGCTCCGGCATTCTGATTGACCCAGAAATCTGCCTACCTACACTTATCGGCTATAACTAAAAAAGGAATAGTCCGATGAAAGCCCTGCTGTGCAAAGCCTTCGGCCCCGCCGAAACATTGGTGCTGGAAGAAGTCGCCAGTCCAGAAGCAAAGAAAAACGAAATTGTCTTGGATGTGCACGCAGCGGGGGTCAATTTTCCGGACACGCTAATTATTGAAGGTAAATATCAGTTCAAACCCCCCTTCCCTTTCTCTCCGGGCAGTGAAGCATCGGGCGTGGTTTCGGCCGTCGGTGAAAAAGTCAGCCACTTGAAAATCGGCGATCGGGTCATGGCGTTGACCGGCTGGGGCAGCTTTGCTGAACAAATATCAGTAGCTGGCTACAACGTTTTGCCTATCCCGGATGCGATGGATTACATCACTGCTGCTGGTTTTAGCATGACCTACGGCACCTCCATGCACGCCCTCAAGCAGCGCGCCAACCTGCAACCCGGCGAAACCCTGCTAGTACTTGGCGCCTCAGGCGGCGTAGGCCTCGCCGCCGTCGAAATCGGCAAAGCCATGGGCGCCAAAGTCATCGCCGCCGCCAGCAGCGCGGAGAAACTTGCCGTAGCCAAAGCAGCCGGCGCCGATGAGTTGATCAACTACAGCGACACTAATCTCAAAGACGAGATCAAACGCCTCACCAATGGGCTGGGCGTTGACGTTATTTACGACCCGGTGGGCGGGGATCTGTTTGACCAAGCGGTGCGGTCAATTGCTTGGAATGGCCGGTTGTTGGTGGTGGGGTTCGCCAGCGGGCGTATTCCTGAACTGCCGGTAAACTTGGCGCTGTTGAAAGGTGCTTCGGTGGTTGGGGTGTTCTGGGGATCTTTTGCGCAAAGACAGCCGTTGGATAACGCGGCTAATTTTCAGCAGTTGTTTGCGTGGTATGCGGAGGGGAAGTTGAAGCCGTTAATATCGCAGGTTTATCCGCTGGAAAAGGCCGGAGAAGCGATTGACTCGTTGGCGCAGA
The nucleotide sequence above comes from Pseudomonas sp. AB6. Encoded proteins:
- a CDS encoding YecA family protein, whose product is MPIQNSPYKAFAALLNAGGYPVSPAELHGLLLGRSCAGAGFDIDSWMVDASEMLGAAPQDAIRQALVGLQEMVKGELTSDDMTVVLLLPTDDAPLAERAIALGQWCQGFLAGFGLTARDTAISAEAMEVLQDLSAIAQVQDALEESEDGEGDYMEVMEYLRVAPLLLFTECNKPATLEPKPSLH
- a CDS encoding cell division protein ZapA; this encodes MSSSNSVTVQILDKEYSIICPQEERTNLVSAAKYLDGKMREIRSSGKVIGADRIAVMAALNITHDLLHKQDLPDVQASGSTREQVRNLLERVDLVLATDPEPTQK
- a CDS encoding 2-octaprenyl-3-methyl-6-methoxy-1,4-benzoquinol hydroxylase; protein product: METRADLLIVGAGMVGSALALALQGSGLNIVLLDGSAMSVTPFDPQSAFEPRVSALSAASQRILERLNVWEGMAARRVSPYGEMQVWDGSGTGQIHFSAASVHADVLGHIVENRVVQDALLERLHDSNIGLLANARLEQMRRSGDDWLLTLADGRTLRAPLVIAADGANSAVRRLTGCATREWDYLHHAIVTSVRTADTHQQTAWQRFTDEGPLAFLPLKREGEHWCSIVWSVTPAEAERFMALSDEAFCRSLEKAFEGRLGEVLSADPRLCVPLRQRHAKRYVAEGLALIGDAAHVIHPLAGQGVNLGFLDAAVLAEVLLHAAHRGERLADVRVLSRYERRRMPHNLALMAAMEGLERLFQANPLPLRWLRNTGLKWVDRLPDAKALFVRQALGLTGDLPALAQV
- a CDS encoding EVE domain-containing protein, encoding MAYWLMKSEPEELSIKDLQRLGETRWDGVRNYQARNFMRVMAPDDTFFFYHSSCAQPGIVGIGRIVDAAYPDPTALDPGGAYFDPKSSEKKNRWSAVNVSFVEAFPHVLKISYLKQQSALEQLPLVQKGTRLSVMPVSADQWQAILALL
- a CDS encoding flagellar basal body-associated protein FliL, with the translated sequence MKAWIIMLLALSLPVVASAEESKESDASKVAYVSLSPALVGNYGLDGGPKLHVYKADIALRVTGADAEKAVRHNEPLIRNQLVALFSQQTVDTMNNVDAKEKLRQEALKQTQQIMSDEEGKPVVEDLLFNNLIIQ
- a CDS encoding 5-formyltetrahydrofolate cyclo-ligase, with protein sequence MTSPAPLSRQQLRTQLRKTRRALNPSQQRQAARGLYRQLAQNPLFRRARHIALYIPNDGEIDPRLLLRAAQRRGKKTYLPVLSAWPRTKMVFQRVIHGETFRPNRFRIPEPRSNVARQRLVWTLDLILLPLVGFDDVGGRLGMGGGFYDRSLAYQARRKAWQKPVLLGLAHECQKIDQLAQASWDVPLQGTVTDKRWYQGVNKDRG
- the pepP gene encoding Xaa-Pro aminopeptidase, which produces MIHIPKSEYARRRKALMAQMVPNSIAILPAAAVAIRNRDVEHVYRQDSDFQYLSGFPEPEAVIVLIPGREYGEYVLFCRERNPQRELWDGLRAGQEGALSDFGADDAFPISDIDDILPGLIEGRDRVYSAMGSNPEFDRHVMDWINVIRSKANMGAQPPNEFVALDHLLHDMRLYKSAAEIKVMRSAAEISSRAHVRAMQASRAGLHEFSLEAELDYEFRKGGAKMSAYGSIVASGRNACILHYQENDAVLKDGDLVLIDAGCEIDCYASDITRTFPVSGTFSPEQKAIYELVLKSQEAAFAAIGPDKHWNQAHEATVLVITTGLLELGLLQGNVEELIVSEAYKAFYMHRAGHWLGMDVHDVGDYKVGGEWRVLEVGMTLTVEPGIYIAPDNQNVAKKWRGIGVRIEDDVVVTKQGCEVLSHGVPKTVAAIEALMAAARAEAA
- a CDS encoding TIGR02449 family protein; the protein is MEDTDLQALMARLELLIKRVEQLKSQNGLLVAQEKSWREERAHLIEKNEIARHKVESMISRLKALEQDS
- a CDS encoding NADPH:quinone oxidoreductase family protein gives rise to the protein MKALLCKAFGPAETLVLEEVASPEAKKNEIVLDVHAAGVNFPDTLIIEGKYQFKPPFPFSPGSEASGVVSAVGEKVSHLKIGDRVMALTGWGSFAEQISVAGYNVLPIPDAMDYITAAGFSMTYGTSMHALKQRANLQPGETLLVLGASGGVGLAAVEIGKAMGAKVIAAASSAEKLAVAKAAGADELINYSDTNLKDEIKRLTNGLGVDVIYDPVGGDLFDQAVRSIAWNGRLLVVGFASGRIPELPVNLALLKGASVVGVFWGSFAQRQPLDNAANFQQLFAWYAEGKLKPLISQVYPLEKAGEAIDSLAQRKAVGKVVVGVR
- the ubiH gene encoding 2-octaprenyl-6-methoxyphenyl hydroxylase → MSRVNIAIVGGGLVGASLALALQAGAKARGWKIVLIEPFAPGDSYQPSYDARSSALSFGARKIYERLGLWQHISRRAEPILQIQVSDRGRFGAARLSAMEEGVPALGYVVENAWLGQCLWQGLDSDVISWRCPAEVKRMQPLGDGYRLTLDDETEVECDLAILADGGRSGLREQLGIGVTERPYNQSALIANITPSEAHCGQAFERFTDDGPMALLPLPENRCALVWTRGGTDAERLIALDERSFLSELQNAFGYRLGALRQVGARHVYPLKLVEAQEQVRPHLAVLGNAAHSLHPIAGQGFNLSLRDANALAEALLASECLPGDFATLQAYRECQRLDQLLTVGFSDQVTRLFGSVQPLVGTGRNLGLLGLDLLPPAKRWFARQAMGLGTRPDA